The DNA window CATGCGTATGCGTCATCTGCGCAGTTTTCAGCAAGAAAGTGGGAGGTCGACATCGGCTGGTGGTATGTGCGCCTTTTCAGTGCGCTGCGTTTGCTCGTAATCAATCGCAAAATTCCAGTTCTGGAATATCGAAGCGAACAACGACATTGTGATCTGGAGACCGTCAAGGCGTTTTCGGCGAACCGATTTCAGGTCATGTCGAATTACGTACGCGAGGTTGTACTGGATGTAATCAAAGAGGAAGTTCGTCTTGCCTCCGGTGAATACAAGAAGATGACCAAGAGAGCCGGGCGGCTGCTATCGGCGGAAGAAGGCAGGCTGAGTGAAAAAAATCGGCAACTATTGCGTCAGATACTGGCGTCAAACAAGAAACTGCATCAAGTCTATGTCATGAAAGAGAAACTTCGAGGCATCGCCATGAAGTCTTCGACATCTTATGACAATTTACGTCATTCGCTTGATGAGTGGTGCCAGTTGGCCGAACAGTCCGGTATAGACTCACTGATGCGCTTTTCCACGCGACTCAAAAGCAGTGTTTGTGCCTGATCGGCACGCACGGCAGATGCACAGGCTGCACATCATCTGCTGAAGAGGTTCCCGGGATGCGGACCGCCGATCCGACCTCGAACGGCGAAATCAGGTTCGACTATTTGAGCTTGCTTTCCTTATAAAGGACGTGTTTACCGGCAACAGGATCGTATTTCTTGAGTTCCAGTTTTCCCGGTGCGTTGGTATTGTTCTTGGAAGTCGTATAGAAATGACCTGTTCCTGCGGAAGAAACAAGTTTGATGTTCGCGCGTTTTTGTTTCCTTTCCTGTTTGCCTTCGGCCATGAATCCTGATCCTCCGTATTCAGTTTACACCTTGACGCCGTTCGAGCGAAGCTCGTCAAGCACTGCGTCGATTCCGTTCTTGTCGATGGTACGCATGGCCTTCCGGGTCAATCGCAACTTAACCCAGCGGTTTTCGCTTTCCACCCAAAATCTACGATAATGGAGATTGGGGCGGAATTGGCGCTTGGTCTTGTTCTTTGCGTTGGAAACGTTGTTTCCACTGGTTGTTTTCTTTCCAGTTAGTTGACAGACTCTTGGCATCGCATTTCGGGACGGTTGATTGAGACTTGGACGATAAAGCGGCACATTCTATACTATTGGGTCGACAAATTCAAAGTGGACATCACGTTCAGAGCGCAAGAAAAAGCAACCGGGGAAATTCGTTGACACTCGAAAATCGAAAAATACTGCTGGGTGTAACCGGTGGGATAGCGGCCTATCGGGCGGCAGAAGTCGTTCGTCGCCTGCGCGAAAGCGCAGCCGAGGTCAGGGTTGTCATGACACCGAATGCGCTGCAATTCATAACTGCACTGACGATGCAGGCGGTGAGTGGGCATCAGGTCAGGGTTGATCTGTTTGACGAAAGCGCAGAAGCCGGGATGAGTCACATCGAACTTGCCCGTTGGGCGGATATGATTCTGGTGGCACCCGCAACGGCAAGCTTTATGGCCAGACTTGCCCATGGCGGCGCTGACGATCTGCTTTCGACCTTGTGCCTGGCTACGCAAGCACCGGTTGCGGTGGCACCGGCCATGAATCAGTTGATGTGGAGCAATGCTGCAACTCAGGATAATGTTGGAATTCTGCAAGATCGCGGGATTCTCATATTGGGTCCGGGCGTCGGTGATCAGGCGTGCGGGGAATTCGGACCGGGCCGTATGCTGATGCCGGAGGAGATTGCGAATATTGTTGAGTCACATTTTTCCGATGGTATTCTGGCGGGTGTCAACTTGGTGGTAACCGCTGGATCGACGTGGGAGGCGATCGATCCGGTGCGCGGCATAACCAACCACAGTTCCGGAAAAATGGGGTATGCGATTGCGCGGGCAGCAGTTCAGGCTGGTGCGCGGGTAACCCTGATTTCCGGCCCGGCCAAGCAACCTGCTCCGACAAGTGTTGATCGATTGTTGCAAGTGACAAGTGCGAGACAGATGCTGCAGGCAGTTCTCGAACACATTGACAGCGCTGAAATCTTCATTTCCGTAGCGGCGGTGGCGGACTATCGACCGGTGACGGCTTCGCCTGACAAGATCAAGAAGCGTGATAGTGACTCGCTGCACATCGAACTTGCCAGGAACCCGGATATCCTGGCGCAGGTGAAGAAACACAATCCTGGAGTTTTTGCAGTCGGATTTGCTGCTGAAACCGGTAATCTGATTGCCGAAGGGAAGCGAAAACTGCTAGCCAAGGGGGTCGATCTGATCGCCGCCAATGATGTCGGTGGTGAGCAAGGCGCCTTGGGATCCGACACCAACACTCTCGAATTGATTGACCGTAGTGGAGTTGTCACCATTGGTCCGGCCCTGAAGACGGTCATTGCCGCACAGTTGATCGAACAGATATCGATCCGGTTTCATGCACAGAGTAAGCTACAAAATACTCGATAACCGAATCGGGAAGTCCATACCCCTGCCTGAATACTCAACCGAAGGCGCAGCCGGTTTGGATCTCAGGGCGTGCATTGACGGACCCTTGCAGATTGCGCCAACTGCCTGTGAGTTGATTCCGTCGGGTATCGCGATCGATATTGGAGATCCCGCCGTCGCCGCTGTGATATTGCCAAGGTCAGGGCTCGGACACAAGCACGGTATCGTTTTGGGTAATCTGGTCGGCCTGATTGATTCCGACTATCAGGGGCAGGTGTTTATCTCGTGCTGGAATCGAGGATCAGACGAGTTCACCATTCAGCCGGGAGACAGAATCGCGCAGATGGTATTTGTCCCGGTTATTCGCCCGCAACTCTCCGAGGTCAGTGAGTTTGATCCGAGCCTTCGTGCCGAGGGTGGATTCGGACACACCGGTGTGCGGTAAAGCGGCCACTTGGTTTTGGACTTCGACATGATAGTGCAATAATCATTCGAAGCGATGCTCGACGGATCTTTCCACAAATATTCCTTGATTCAGTCGACATCGGAGGACTGAACGGAATATCTCACCTTAATTCCGGAATCAGACTCGATGAGTTGCATAATATCGTCAATAGGTACTGACGCAGGAATTGAATCGCCATGAAGCTATCAGGTAAGGAATTTCGAGATTTGGATCGCAAAGCTGTCACGCTGATCGGAATGTCGGGTGTCGGTAAAACAACTCTGGCTCGCAAGTTGCCGAATACGTCATGGTTTCACTTCTCTGCGGACTAC is part of the Acidiferrobacterales bacterium genome and encodes:
- the rpmB gene encoding 50S ribosomal protein L28, which produces MPRVCQLTGKKTTSGNNVSNAKNKTKRQFRPNLHYRRFWVESENRWVKLRLTRKAMRTIDKNGIDAVLDELRSNGVKV
- the rpmG gene encoding 50S ribosomal protein L33; the encoded protein is MAEGKQERKQKRANIKLVSSAGTGHFYTTSKNNTNAPGKLELKKYDPVAGKHVLYKESKLK
- the coaBC gene encoding bifunctional phosphopantothenoylcysteine decarboxylase/phosphopantothenate--cysteine ligase CoaBC, coding for MTLENRKILLGVTGGIAAYRAAEVVRRLRESAAEVRVVMTPNALQFITALTMQAVSGHQVRVDLFDESAEAGMSHIELARWADMILVAPATASFMARLAHGGADDLLSTLCLATQAPVAVAPAMNQLMWSNAATQDNVGILQDRGILILGPGVGDQACGEFGPGRMLMPEEIANIVESHFSDGILAGVNLVVTAGSTWEAIDPVRGITNHSSGKMGYAIARAAVQAGARVTLISGPAKQPAPTSVDRLLQVTSARQMLQAVLEHIDSAEIFISVAAVADYRPVTASPDKIKKRDSDSLHIELARNPDILAQVKKHNPGVFAVGFAAETGNLIAEGKRKLLAKGVDLIAANDVGGEQGALGSDTNTLELIDRSGVVTIGPALKTVIAAQLIEQISIRFHAQSKLQNTR
- the dut gene encoding dUTP diphosphatase is translated as MHRVSYKILDNRIGKSIPLPEYSTEGAAGLDLRACIDGPLQIAPTACELIPSGIAIDIGDPAVAAVILPRSGLGHKHGIVLGNLVGLIDSDYQGQVFISCWNRGSDEFTIQPGDRIAQMVFVPVIRPQLSEVSEFDPSLRAEGGFGHTGVR